A genome region from Hevea brasiliensis isolate MT/VB/25A 57/8 chromosome 9, ASM3005281v1, whole genome shotgun sequence includes the following:
- the LOC110645140 gene encoding uncharacterized mitochondrial protein AtMg00810-like, with protein MDDVLITGTSEVLIITIKKFLDDEFTIKDMGYAKYFLGIELAQSSNGLFISQRKYILDMLQDASLSNAKPASFPMTKSLHSTTEMGDLMLEPEKYRRIVGKLLDVDWVACPTSRRSITGYCIFLGSTLVSWKSKKQPTVSRSSAKAEYCSMASTTCKLKWISFLLANFKIPMQTLISLHCDNQAAIHISNNPTFHERTKHIDIDCQVVWQHIIDEFLMTVHTPS; from the exons ATGGATGACGTCCTAATTACTGGGACAAGTGAAGTTCTGATTATAACCATAAAGAAATTCCTTGATGATGAATTTACAATTAAAGATATGGGGTATGCAAAGTATTTCCTAGGAATTGAACTCGCCCAATCTTCTAATGGATTATTTATCAGCCAAAGAAAATACATATTAGACATGTTACAAGATGCTAGTCTCTCAAATGCAAAACCAGCTTCATTCCCAATGACAAAATCCCTCCATTCAACTACTGAAATGGGTGACCTCATGTTAGAACCAGAAAAGTATAGGAGGATTGTTGGAAAATTACT TGACGTTGACTGGGTAGCATGCCCAACAAGCAGAAGATCTATCACAGGGTACTGCATATTCTTAGGCTCTACTCTTGTATCATGGAAAAGTAAAAAGCAACCGACCGTAAGTCGTTCATCTGCTAAGGCCGAATATTGCAGCATGGCTAGCACTACTTGTAAGTTAAAATGGATCTCATTTCTGCTTGCTAACTTCAAAATTCCAATGCAAACTCTAATTTCACTCCATTGTGACAATCAGGCTGCAATACACATCAGTAATAACCCCACATTTCACGAACGAACAAAACATATCGATATAGATTGTCAAGTTGTTTGgcaacatataattgatgagtttCTCATGACAGTTCATACTCCCTCATAG